In the genome of Paracoccus tegillarcae, one region contains:
- the mgtE gene encoding magnesium transporter, translating into MSDQITEQPEAEEDEEFIPRRTVLRQIDAALEADDATQLEQLLEPMHAADIADIIERLDPADRRKFLQLYSIEMDGEILSEIDEAIRDEVIEALPKEVLAEAVREMDSDDVVDLIEDMDEGEREEILAALDESDRAAVEQSLTYPEYSAGRLMQSEVVTAPPHWTVGETIDFLRAEDWLPEQFYHIILVDPRRHPVGYVALGRLLASSRPIKLTDITEDSFRTISATADEGDVAYAFNQYHLISAPVVDNDERLVGVITIDDAMSVLDEEHEEDILRLAGVGEDSAITDTVMETLRQRLPWLAVNLATAVIASLVIAMFEDTISAIVALAVLMPIVASMGGNAGTQTLTVAVRALATKSLSGGNVMRVVRREAIVGLLNGLAFAIVMGIVAWIWFGGVSLAAVIAIAMVVNLAIAALAGILIPLALEKVGADPALASGTFVTTVTDVVGFFAFLGLAATVLT; encoded by the coding sequence ATGTCTGATCAGATCACCGAGCAGCCCGAAGCCGAGGAAGACGAGGAGTTCATCCCTCGTCGCACGGTGCTTCGACAGATTGACGCGGCGCTTGAGGCCGATGATGCCACGCAACTGGAACAGTTGCTCGAGCCGATGCACGCGGCCGACATCGCCGATATCATCGAACGGCTGGACCCTGCCGATCGCCGCAAGTTCCTGCAGCTTTACTCGATCGAGATGGACGGCGAGATCCTCTCGGAAATCGACGAGGCGATCCGCGACGAGGTGATCGAGGCCCTGCCCAAAGAGGTGCTGGCCGAAGCCGTCCGGGAAATGGACAGCGATGATGTCGTCGACCTGATCGAGGACATGGACGAGGGCGAGCGCGAGGAAATCCTTGCCGCGCTGGACGAATCCGACCGTGCCGCCGTCGAACAGTCACTGACCTATCCCGAATATTCGGCCGGCCGTCTGATGCAATCCGAGGTGGTGACCGCGCCGCCGCACTGGACCGTGGGTGAAACCATCGACTTTCTGCGCGCCGAGGACTGGCTGCCCGAGCAGTTCTATCACATCATTCTGGTCGATCCGCGCCGCCATCCCGTGGGCTATGTGGCCCTTGGCAGGCTGCTGGCCTCATCCCGGCCGATCAAGCTGACCGACATCACCGAAGACAGTTTCCGCACCATCAGCGCCACCGCGGATGAGGGCGATGTGGCTTATGCGTTCAACCAGTATCACCTGATTTCCGCGCCCGTCGTGGATAATGATGAGCGTCTGGTGGGCGTCATTACCATAGACGACGCCATGTCGGTGCTGGACGAGGAACACGAAGAAGACATCCTGCGCCTGGCCGGTGTGGGCGAGGATTCGGCAATCACCGATACGGTGATGGAAACGCTGCGGCAGCGCCTGCCGTGGCTGGCGGTGAACCTTGCCACTGCCGTTATCGCCTCGCTGGTCATCGCCATGTTCGAGGATACGATCAGCGCCATTGTCGCGCTGGCCGTGCTGATGCCCATCGTCGCCTCGATGGGCGGTAATGCCGGCACCCAGACACTGACCGTCGCGGTGCGCGCGCTGGCCACCAAAAGCCTGTCGGGCGGCAATGTCATGCGCGTGGTCAGGCGAGAGGCCATCGTGGGCCTGTTGAACGGGCTGGCCTTTGCCATCGTCATGGGCATCGTTGCCTGGATCTGGTTTGGCGGCGTCTCACTGGCCGCTGTGATCGCCATAGCAATGGTGGTGAACTTGGCCATCGCCGCGCTGGCCGGCATTCTGATTCCGCTGGCGCTGGAAAAGGTCGGGGCTGACCCGGCGCTGGCCTCGGGCACCTTCGTGACCACGGTCACCGATGTGGTCGGCTTCTTTGCCTTTCTGGGCCTTGCCGCGACGGTGCTGACATGA
- a CDS encoding 5-formyltetrahydrofolate cyclo-ligase: MTDKATLRAQALAARGQGGDQAALAANLMAALRPFAGQVLSGYFPMRDEADPRAAMAAHEGPVCLPVVPGKAVPLIFRQWDGGALVAGSFGTSHPSEDAAVLTPEVLIVPLAGFDRAGNRIGYGGGYYDRTLELLRRAGPVTAIGLAFATQELAAIPAESFDQPLDMVVTDRETIKI, encoded by the coding sequence ATGACCGACAAGGCAACGCTCAGGGCGCAGGCGCTGGCGGCGCGCGGGCAGGGTGGCGATCAGGCCGCGCTTGCCGCCAATCTCATGGCGGCGCTGCGGCCTTTTGCGGGGCAGGTCCTGTCGGGCTATTTCCCGATGCGGGACGAGGCTGATCCGCGCGCCGCGATGGCCGCACATGAGGGCCCTGTCTGCCTGCCGGTCGTGCCCGGCAAGGCCGTGCCGCTGATCTTTCGGCAATGGGATGGCGGGGCGCTGGTCGCGGGTTCTTTCGGGACCTCACACCCCTCCGAGGATGCCGCTGTGCTGACGCCAGAGGTGCTGATCGTGCCGCTGGCGGGCTTTGACCGCGCCGGCAACCGCATCGGCTATGGCGGTGGATATTACGATCGCACGCTGGAACTGCTGCGCAGGGCGGGTCCGGTGACCGCCATCGGGCTGGCATTTGCGACGCAGGAACTGGCTGCGATTCCGGCCGAGTCCTTTGATCAGCCGCTTGATATGGTTGTGACCGACCGCGAAACAATCAAGATATAG
- a CDS encoding vitamin B12-dependent ribonucleotide reductase yields MKIERRFTTEDSGAYGDIEFRNTVSEIRNPDGKLVFQNEHVEVPKGWSQVASDVIAQKYFRKAGVPAAMKRVKEKGVPEFLWRSVPDQDALSALPEDQRFIGENSARQVFDRLAGAWAYWGWKGGYFTDEADASAYYDEMRHMLARQMAAPNSPQWFNTGLHWAYGIDGPGQGHFYVDYKTGKLVKSDSAYEHPQPHACFIQSVSDDLVNEGGIMDLWVREARLFKYGSGTGTNFSSLRAEGESLSGGGKSSGLMGFLKIGDRAAGAIKSGGTTRRAAKMVICDMDHPDIEQFINWKVIEEQKVASLVAGSKVHEQKLNEIFAAIREWDGSIEDATDPAKNEALKAAIRAGKKAMIPETYVNRILQYARQGFDSIEFPTYDTDWDSEAYVTVSGQNSNNSVRVTDAFLTAVREDEPWELLRRIDGKVAKTISARELWDQVGHAAWACADPGIQFHDTVNAWHTCPEDGAIRGSNPCSEYMFLDDTACNLASMNLLTFFKDGEFDAEAYVHATRLWTVTLEISVLMAQFPSKEIAQRSYDYRTLGLGYANIGGLLMNMGLGYDSDEGRALCGALTAIMTGVAYATSAEMAGELGAFPGYARNADHMLRVIRNHRAAAHGADSFEGLNVNPVALDAKNCADKRLVAMAREAWDEALALGEKHGYRNAQSTVIAPTGTIGLVMDCDTTGIEPDFALVKFKKLAGGGYFKIINQSVPAALEKLGYGSAQIEEIIAYAVGHGSLGNAPGINHTALAGHGFGPREIEKVEAALATAFDIRFVFNQWTLGEDFCKDTLGIPAAKLSDPSFDLLRHLGFTKAQVEAANDHVCGTMTLEGAPFLKEEHYVVFDCANACGKKGKRYLSVDSHIRMMAAAQSFISGAISKTINMPNDATIADALASYELSWSLGIKANALYRDGSKLSQPLASALVEDDEEAEEILTNGSAQEKAVVIAEKIVEKIIVKEMVRTHREKLPQRRKGYTQKAIVGGHKVYLRTGEYDDGNLGEIFIDMHKEGAGFRAMMNNFAIAVSVGLQYGVPLEEFVDAFTFTRFEPAGMVQGNDSIKNATSILDYVFRELAVSYLDRTDLAHVKPEGASFDDLGDGEGEGRPNVAPVTDQSELKSLTMLKQISSAGYLRKRLPQELMVLQGGVSTAAVATGMAEAAATFEVAELSTLKTVDARTKAKMQGYEGDPCGECGNYTLVRNGTCMKCNTCGGTSGCS; encoded by the coding sequence ATGAAGATCGAACGTCGTTTTACCACGGAAGACAGCGGCGCCTATGGCGACATCGAATTCCGCAACACCGTCAGCGAAATCCGCAATCCCGATGGGAAGCTGGTGTTCCAGAATGAGCATGTCGAGGTGCCCAAGGGCTGGAGCCAGGTCGCCAGCGACGTCATTGCCCAGAAATACTTCCGCAAGGCCGGCGTGCCGGCCGCAATGAAGCGGGTAAAGGAAAAGGGCGTGCCGGAATTCCTGTGGCGCTCGGTCCCTGATCAGGACGCGCTCTCGGCGTTGCCCGAAGATCAGCGTTTCATCGGCGAAAACAGCGCCCGGCAGGTCTTTGACCGTCTGGCCGGCGCCTGGGCCTATTGGGGCTGGAAGGGCGGCTATTTTACCGATGAGGCCGATGCCAGCGCCTATTACGACGAGATGCGCCACATGCTGGCCCGGCAGATGGCCGCGCCGAACAGCCCGCAATGGTTCAACACCGGTCTGCACTGGGCCTACGGCATCGACGGTCCGGGGCAGGGCCATTTCTATGTCGATTACAAGACCGGCAAACTGGTCAAATCCGACAGCGCCTATGAGCACCCGCAGCCGCATGCCTGCTTTATCCAGTCGGTCAGCGATGATCTGGTGAACGAGGGCGGCATCATGGACCTGTGGGTCCGCGAGGCGCGCCTGTTCAAATACGGGTCGGGCACCGGCACCAACTTTTCCAGCCTGCGTGCCGAGGGCGAAAGCCTGTCGGGCGGCGGCAAATCGTCGGGCCTGATGGGGTTCCTGAAGATCGGCGACCGTGCTGCGGGCGCGATCAAATCGGGCGGCACCACGCGCCGCGCGGCCAAGATGGTGATCTGCGACATGGATCACCCCGATATCGAACAGTTCATCAACTGGAAGGTCATCGAGGAACAAAAGGTCGCCAGCCTCGTCGCCGGATCCAAGGTCCACGAGCAGAAACTGAACGAGATCTTTGCCGCGATCCGCGAATGGGATGGCAGCATCGAGGACGCGACAGATCCCGCCAAGAACGAGGCGCTGAAAGCCGCGATTCGCGCCGGCAAGAAGGCGATGATCCCGGAAACCTATGTGAACCGGATTCTGCAATACGCGCGTCAGGGATTTGATTCGATTGAGTTTCCGACCTACGATACCGATTGGGACAGCGAGGCTTACGTCACCGTCTCGGGCCAGAACAGCAACAACTCGGTCCGCGTCACCGACGCCTTCCTGACGGCTGTGCGCGAAGACGAGCCGTGGGAATTGCTGCGCCGCATCGACGGCAAGGTCGCCAAGACCATCAGCGCACGCGAGCTGTGGGATCAGGTGGGCCACGCCGCATGGGCCTGCGCCGATCCCGGCATCCAGTTCCACGATACGGTCAACGCCTGGCACACCTGCCCCGAAGATGGCGCGATCCGCGGGTCGAACCCGTGCAGCGAATACATGTTCCTGGACGACACCGCCTGCAACCTGGCATCGATGAACCTGCTGACCTTCTTCAAGGACGGTGAATTCGACGCCGAGGCCTATGTTCACGCCACCCGGCTGTGGACCGTGACGCTGGAAATCAGCGTGCTGATGGCGCAGTTCCCCTCCAAGGAAATCGCGCAGCGGTCCTATGACTACCGGACGCTTGGTCTGGGCTATGCCAATATCGGCGGCCTGTTGATGAATATGGGTCTGGGCTATGACAGTGACGAGGGCCGTGCGCTCTGCGGCGCGCTGACCGCGATCATGACCGGCGTCGCCTATGCCACCAGCGCCGAAATGGCGGGCGAATTGGGTGCCTTCCCCGGTTATGCGCGCAACGCCGATCACATGCTGCGTGTCATCCGCAACCACCGCGCGGCTGCCCATGGCGCTGACAGCTTTGAGGGCCTCAACGTCAATCCGGTCGCGCTGGACGCCAAGAACTGCGCCGACAAGCGGCTGGTCGCCATGGCCCGCGAGGCATGGGATGAGGCGCTGGCACTGGGCGAAAAGCACGGCTACCGCAACGCGCAATCCACCGTCATCGCGCCCACCGGCACGATCGGTCTGGTGATGGATTGCGACACCACCGGCATCGAGCCCGATTTCGCGCTGGTGAAATTCAAGAAACTCGCCGGCGGTGGTTACTTCAAGATCATCAACCAGTCGGTGCCTGCGGCGCTGGAAAAGCTGGGCTATGGGTCCGCGCAGATCGAAGAAATCATCGCCTATGCGGTGGGCCACGGTTCGCTTGGCAACGCGCCCGGCATCAACCACACGGCGCTGGCTGGCCACGGTTTCGGCCCGCGCGAGATCGAAAAGGTCGAGGCCGCGCTGGCCACCGCCTTTGACATCCGCTTTGTCTTCAACCAGTGGACGCTGGGCGAGGATTTCTGCAAGGACACACTGGGCATCCCTGCGGCCAAGCTGAGCGACCCCAGCTTTGACCTGCTGCGCCATCTGGGCTTTACCAAGGCGCAGGTCGAGGCCGCCAATGACCATGTCTGCGGCACCATGACGCTGGAAGGCGCGCCTTTCCTGAAGGAAGAGCATTACGTTGTCTTCGATTGCGCCAATGCCTGCGGCAAGAAGGGCAAGCGTTACCTGTCCGTCGACAGCCACATCCGCATGATGGCCGCCGCGCAGTCGTTCATCTCGGGCGCGATTTCCAAGACCATCAACATGCCCAATGACGCCACCATCGCCGATGCGCTGGCATCCTACGAATTGTCGTGGTCGCTGGGGATCAAGGCCAATGCGCTGTATCGCGACGGCTCCAAGCTGTCACAGCCGCTGGCATCCGCGCTGGTCGAGGATGACGAAGAGGCCGAAGAGATCCTGACCAATGGCAGCGCGCAGGAAAAAGCGGTCGTGATTGCCGAAAAGATCGTCGAAAAGATCATCGTCAAGGAAATGGTCCGCACGCATCGCGAAAAACTGCCTCAGCGGCGCAAGGGTTATACCCAGAAAGCCATTGTCGGCGGTCACAAGGTCTATCTGCGGACCGGCGAATATGATGACGGCAATCTGGGCGAGATCTTCATCGACATGCACAAGGAAGGCGCTGGCTTCCGGGCGATGATGAACAACTTTGCCATCGCCGTCTCGGTGGGCCTGCAATACGGTGTCCCGCTGGAGGAGTTCGTCGACGCCTTCACCTTCACCCGGTTCGAGCCGGCAGGGATGGTGCAGGGCAATGACAGCATCAAGAACGCAACCTCGATCCTTGATTATGTCTTCCGCGAACTGGCCGTGTCCTATCTGGACCGCACCGATCTGGCCCATGTCAAACCCGAGGGCGCCAGCTTTGACGACCTGGGCGACGGCGAAGGCGAGGGCCGCCCGAACGTGGCGCCGGTCACCGACCAGTCAGAGCTGAAGTCGCTGACCATGCTGAAACAGATCAGCAGCGCCGGCTATCTGCGCAAGCGTCTGCCGCAGGAACTGATGGTGCTGCAGGGCGGTGTCTCGACCGCCGCCGTGGCAACCGGCATGGCCGAGGCCGCCGCGACCTTCGAGGTGGCCGAACTGTCCACCCTGAAAACCGTCGACGCCCGCACCAAGGCCAAGATGCAGGGTTACGAGGGCGATCCATGCGGCGAATGCGGCAACTACACGCTGGTCCGCAACGGCACCTGCATGAAGTGCAACACCTGCGGCGGCACGTCCGGGTGTAGCTGA
- a CDS encoding ImmA/IrrE family metallo-endopeptidase, which produces MKTIRELFKKLPVSGEVLDAMRRFNLSPNVDGKARSVKDLAIKLGFDVRLCSMPKGRAGRLVPDPFAENGYCIEISEKQSRQSQRWTVLHEMGHFFLHVNRSDPFAFDKYLDRSSEAFYENLVEEREANQFAAVLLFGDGALHGASGIYGQNIEKLARHFGVSEKVVEIAMKQFGIA; this is translated from the coding sequence ATGAAAACTATTCGCGAACTATTCAAGAAATTGCCTGTGTCAGGCGAAGTTTTGGATGCGATGCGTAGGTTCAATCTGTCTCCGAACGTTGACGGAAAGGCGCGGTCCGTAAAGGACCTCGCCATCAAGCTGGGGTTCGATGTTCGGCTGTGCTCGATGCCGAAGGGCAGAGCAGGAAGACTGGTGCCAGACCCATTCGCGGAAAATGGATACTGCATCGAGATCAGTGAGAAGCAGAGTCGTCAGAGCCAAAGATGGACGGTTCTACACGAGATGGGTCATTTCTTCCTGCACGTGAATCGATCCGATCCATTTGCGTTCGACAAGTATCTGGATCGGTCGTCGGAAGCCTTTTACGAAAATCTAGTTGAAGAGCGAGAAGCAAATCAATTTGCGGCGGTTCTGCTCTTTGGGGACGGCGCGCTGCATGGCGCGTCAGGTATTTACGGTCAGAACATTGAGAAATTGGCCCGTCACTTTGGAGTATCAGAGAAAGTCGTAGAGATTGCGATGAAGCAATTTGGGATCGCGTAA
- a CDS encoding type 1 glutamine amidotransferase, with the protein MRIGILQCGQSPDVLKASLGDYPDMFTRLLADRGFEFQNWHVEAMQFPEHVTDADGWLITGSRWGAYEDHEFIPPLEDFIRRAYEARVPLVGICFGHQVIAQALGGKVIKHPDGWAVGAQDYDFGGEKIVLNAWHQDQVVSLPEGAEVAGRNAFCENAALIYSDRAYSVQAHPEFDDAFVQGLIDHRAKGKVPPELLDAAKARMGQSNDSPLLAEQIEAFFKQPRAIAKGAA; encoded by the coding sequence ATGCGTATCGGCATTCTTCAATGCGGCCAGTCACCCGACGTTTTGAAAGCGTCGCTGGGGGATTACCCGGACATGTTCACAAGGCTGTTGGCCGATCGCGGGTTTGAGTTCCAGAACTGGCATGTCGAGGCGATGCAGTTCCCCGAGCATGTGACCGATGCCGATGGCTGGCTGATCACCGGATCGCGCTGGGGCGCCTATGAGGATCACGAATTCATCCCGCCGCTGGAGGATTTCATCCGCCGCGCCTATGAGGCAAGGGTGCCGCTGGTCGGGATCTGCTTTGGCCATCAGGTCATCGCGCAGGCGCTGGGCGGTAAGGTGATCAAGCACCCCGACGGCTGGGCCGTGGGCGCACAGGATTACGATTTCGGCGGCGAAAAGATCGTGCTGAACGCCTGGCATCAGGATCAGGTGGTCAGCCTGCCCGAGGGTGCCGAGGTCGCTGGCCGCAACGCGTTTTGCGAAAACGCCGCGCTGATCTACAGCGATCGCGCCTATAGCGTGCAGGCGCATCCGGAATTTGACGATGCCTTCGTGCAGGGCCTGATTGACCATCGCGCCAAGGGCAAGGTGCCGCCCGAACTGCTGGACGCTGCAAAGGCGCGGATGGGTCAGTCCAATGACAGCCCGCTGCTGGCCGAACAGATCGAGGCGTTTTTCAAACAGCCCCGCGCCATCGCGAAAGGGGCTGCCTGA
- a CDS encoding FMN-binding negative transcriptional regulator, with translation MYRPEAFAEDRLEPIASLIQSYPLGLLITVGADGPAANPVPFELSPDGRKLRAHLARANPQLDDLRRGEPVLVVFQGEQSYITPSWYATKQATGKVVPTWNYLMVQARGRPALTNDADWLHDQIDALTRQMESAQPTPWAVTDAPDGYVGAMLRGIVGVEIDIQDLRGKWKAGQNKTADDRAGVRQGLSASHPALAAATGEA, from the coding sequence ATGTATCGCCCCGAAGCCTTTGCCGAGGACCGGCTGGAACCGATTGCCTCGCTGATCCAGTCCTATCCTCTGGGTCTGTTGATCACCGTTGGCGCGGATGGCCCGGCTGCCAACCCGGTGCCGTTCGAACTGTCGCCTGATGGTCGCAAGTTGCGGGCCCATCTGGCGCGGGCCAATCCGCAACTGGACGATCTGCGCCGGGGTGAGCCGGTGCTTGTCGTGTTTCAGGGCGAACAAAGCTATATCACACCCAGTTGGTACGCGACCAAACAGGCGACCGGCAAGGTGGTGCCGACCTGGAATTATCTGATGGTTCAGGCGCGCGGTCGGCCCGCGCTGACCAATGATGCCGACTGGCTGCACGACCAGATCGACGCGCTGACCCGGCAGATGGAATCGGCGCAGCCGACGCCCTGGGCGGTGACCGACGCGCCCGACGGCTATGTCGGCGCCATGCTGCGCGGCATTGTCGGCGTCGAGATCGACATTCAGGACCTGCGCGGCAAGTGGAAGGCCGGGCAAAACAAAACCGCCGATGACAGGGCAGGGGTCAGGCAGGGGCTGTCGGCCTCTCATCCCGCGCTGGCGGCAGCGACAGGTGAGGCATGA
- a CDS encoding glutamine synthetase family protein, which yields MTHPDWIARSPEATQTYLKDIRLDEVECIVADIAGVARGKAMPASKFARQEKFYLPNSIFLQTITGEWADNPHGAFTEPDMVLTPDFSTATAAPWTADYTVQVIHDVFDQKGEPVPIAPRNVLKHIVGLYQAKGWKPVVAPEMEFFLVARNIDPNQPIIPPMGRTGRRAAAKQAYSMSAVDEYGKVIDDIYDFAEAQGFEIDGILQEGGAGQVEINLNHGDPIALADEIFFFKRLIREAALRHDCFATFMAKPIEGEPGSAMHMHHSVTDIATGRNIFSDEAGRETPEFLHFIAGMQKHLPAAVALLAPYVNSYRRYIPDFAAPINLEWGRDNRTTGLRVPISGPEARRIENRLAGMDCNPYLGIAASLACGYLGLLEAENPRAECLGDAYISEDELPLTLGDALDLMVDSAPMRGVLGEEFVAVYESVKRNEYKEFLQVISPWEREHLLLNV from the coding sequence ATGACACATCCCGACTGGATCGCCCGCAGCCCCGAGGCGACGCAGACCTATCTCAAGGATATCCGCCTCGATGAGGTGGAATGTATCGTCGCCGATATCGCCGGCGTGGCGCGCGGCAAGGCGATGCCCGCGTCGAAATTCGCGCGCCAGGAAAAATTCTATCTGCCGAACTCGATCTTTCTGCAGACGATCACCGGCGAATGGGCCGACAACCCGCATGGCGCCTTTACCGAGCCGGACATGGTGCTGACCCCTGATTTCAGCACCGCGACCGCCGCGCCCTGGACAGCCGATTATACGGTTCAGGTCATCCATGACGTCTTTGACCAAAAAGGCGAACCGGTGCCCATCGCGCCGCGCAACGTGCTCAAGCACATCGTGGGCCTTTATCAGGCAAAGGGCTGGAAGCCGGTCGTGGCACCCGAGATGGAGTTCTTTCTCGTCGCGCGCAACATCGACCCCAACCAGCCGATCATCCCGCCCATGGGCCGCACCGGTCGCCGCGCGGCGGCCAAGCAGGCCTATTCGATGAGTGCTGTCGATGAATATGGCAAGGTCATCGACGATATCTATGACTTCGCCGAGGCGCAGGGGTTCGAGATCGACGGCATCCTGCAGGAAGGCGGCGCCGGTCAGGTCGAGATCAACCTGAACCACGGCGACCCCATTGCGTTGGCCGATGAGATCTTCTTTTTCAAGCGCCTGATCCGCGAGGCGGCGCTGCGCCATGACTGCTTTGCCACCTTCATGGCCAAACCCATCGAGGGCGAGCCGGGCAGTGCCATGCACATGCATCACTCGGTCACCGATATCGCCACCGGGCGGAACATCTTTTCCGATGAGGCAGGCCGAGAGACGCCGGAATTCCTGCATTTCATCGCCGGCATGCAAAAGCACCTGCCTGCGGCCGTGGCGTTGTTGGCGCCCTATGTGAACAGCTATCGCCGCTACATTCCGGATTTCGCCGCGCCGATCAATCTGGAATGGGGCCGCGACAACCGCACCACCGGCCTGCGCGTGCCCATATCCGGCCCCGAGGCGCGGCGGATCGAAAACCGCCTGGCGGGCATGGACTGCAATCCGTATCTGGGTATCGCGGCCTCGCTGGCTTGCGGTTATCTGGGTCTGCTAGAGGCAGAAAACCCACGCGCTGAATGCCTGGGCGACGCCTATATTTCCGAAGACGAACTGCCCCTGACCCTTGGTGATGCGCTGGATCTGATGGTCGACAGCGCACCGATGCGTGGCGTGCTGGGCGAGGAATTCGTCGCCGTATACGAATCCGTCAAGCGCAATGAATACAAAGAGTTCCTGCAGGTGATCAGTCCGTGGGAACGGGAACACCTGCTGCTGAACGTATGA
- a CDS encoding NAD(P)/FAD-dependent oxidoreductase, with amino-acid sequence MNLLYANDSKGAYPPSLYAATRDPLDPFPQLKGEIRADVAVVGGGYTGLSAALHLARAGFDVALLEAHRVGFGASGRNGGQMGSGQRQEVDWLEDKLGRDTARRLWALGEDAKALTRDLAAQSGVPVHAGVAHACRSRDEVDHARKLADLLATHYNYDQVAALDQDEFRALVPSDAYVGGAVDRAAGHLHPLNLVIGMARLAQEADARIYEQTHVHRIEHGKTAGEKSIVRCDTGRVICDHVVLAGNGYLGDLSAPVARRVMPINNYIVATEPLGNRAQEVLAENIAVADSRFVVNYWRLSDDQRLIFGGGETSGYKFPRNIKAKVRPHLLSVYPALRDVELTHGWGGTLAITMNRLPCFTRPAQNCLSSSGFSGHGVALATLAGKLMADAVAGQASGFDTMAAVPSRNFPGGGMFRSPLLAAGNSWYALRDRLGF; translated from the coding sequence ATGAACCTGCTTTACGCCAATGACAGCAAGGGCGCATATCCGCCCAGCCTCTATGCCGCGACCCGCGACCCGCTGGACCCGTTTCCCCAGTTGAAGGGCGAGATCAGGGCCGATGTCGCCGTGGTCGGTGGCGGCTATACCGGCTTGTCCGCCGCGCTGCATCTGGCGCGGGCCGGCTTTGATGTCGCCCTGCTAGAGGCGCATCGCGTGGGGTTCGGGGCGTCGGGGCGCAATGGCGGGCAGATGGGCTCGGGTCAGCGGCAAGAGGTCGACTGGCTCGAGGACAAGCTTGGCCGTGACACCGCACGTCGCCTTTGGGCGCTGGGCGAGGATGCAAAGGCGCTGACCCGCGATCTGGCGGCGCAGTCAGGCGTGCCGGTCCATGCCGGCGTGGCCCATGCCTGCCGATCAAGGGATGAGGTCGATCACGCGCGCAAGCTGGCTGATCTGTTAGCCACGCATTACAACTATGATCAGGTCGCGGCGCTGGATCAGGACGAATTCCGCGCATTGGTGCCTTCGGATGCCTATGTCGGTGGCGCTGTGGATCGCGCGGCAGGGCATCTGCATCCGCTGAACCTGGTCATCGGCATGGCGCGGCTGGCGCAAGAGGCTGACGCACGCATCTATGAACAAACCCATGTCCACCGGATCGAGCACGGCAAGACCGCCGGCGAAAAAAGCATTGTGCGCTGCGACACGGGGCGGGTGATCTGCGATCATGTGGTGTTGGCCGGCAACGGCTATCTGGGCGATCTCAGCGCCCCGGTGGCGCGCCGGGTCATGCCGATCAACAATTACATCGTCGCGACAGAGCCGCTTGGCAATCGCGCGCAAGAGGTGCTGGCCGAGAACATCGCTGTGGCCGATAGCAGATTTGTGGTGAACTATTGGCGCCTGTCCGATGATCAGCGGCTGATCTTTGGTGGCGGCGAGACCAGCGGCTATAAGTTCCCGCGCAATATCAAGGCCAAGGTGCGCCCGCATCTGCTGTCGGTCTATCCGGCGCTGCGCGATGTCGAACTGACCCATGGCTGGGGTGGCACGCTGGCCATTACCATGAACCGGCTGCCCTGTTTCACCCGGCCCGCGCAGAATTGCCTGTCGTCCAGCGGCTTTTCGGGCCATGGCGTCGCCCTGGCGACGCTGGCGGGCAAGCTGATGGCCGATGCGGTGGCGGGGCAGGCGTCGGGATTCGACACCATGGCCGCCGTTCCTTCGCGCAACTTTCCCGGCGGCGGCATGTTCCGCTCGCCGTTGCTGGCTGCGGGCAACAGCTGGTACGCCCTGCGGGACAGGTTGGGATTTTAG
- the mraZ gene encoding division/cell wall cluster transcriptional repressor MraZ — MARTFRGSEEVKVDAKGRVSIPAKFRRVFEQNDPDWQPGNRPQLVIVYGSRKQNHLRLFTMQAIEEIDRGIARMRRGSPERTVLETMMNGQSEEAEIDGDGRLLLPLKLREKIGLDDRAYFMASGDYLKVWKPEIYDEEEEQLEALIPDFEPGADPLSLLDPEPMEEAGG; from the coding sequence GTGGCGCGTACGTTCAGAGGTTCGGAAGAGGTCAAGGTCGACGCGAAAGGGCGCGTTTCGATCCCGGCCAAGTTCCGTCGGGTCTTTGAACAGAACGACCCCGACTGGCAGCCCGGCAATCGTCCCCAGCTTGTGATCGTCTACGGATCGCGCAAACAGAATCACCTGCGTCTTTTCACCATGCAAGCCATTGAGGAAATCGACCGTGGCATCGCCCGCATGCGGCGCGGCAGCCCCGAGCGTACGGTTCTGGAAACCATGATGAACGGTCAGTCCGAAGAGGCAGAGATCGATGGTGATGGCCGTTTGCTGCTGCCGCTGAAACTGCGCGAAAAGATCGGTCTGGACGACCGCGCCTATTTCATGGCCTCGGGCGATTATCTCAAGGTCTGGAAGCCCGAGATCTACGACGAAGAGGAAGAGCAGCTTGAGGCGTTGATCCCCGATTTCGAACCCGGTGCGGATCCGCTGTCGCTGCTGGACCCCGAGCCCATGGAAGAGGCGGGGGGTTGA